One part of the Rhodococcus oxybenzonivorans genome encodes these proteins:
- a CDS encoding type II toxin-antitoxin system HicB family antitoxin yields MADASHYTYRVTWSEGDGEFVGAVAEFPSLSWLAETQAEALDGVIGLVREVLEDMALTGEQPPVPIADRPYSGKFMVRTSPQVHRTLAIEAEEQGVSLNMLVNQKITTQAAPRSAAAGAA; encoded by the coding sequence ATGGCTGACGCATCGCACTACACCTATCGGGTGACCTGGTCGGAGGGCGACGGCGAATTCGTCGGGGCCGTCGCCGAATTCCCGTCGTTGTCCTGGCTGGCGGAAACACAGGCCGAAGCACTCGACGGTGTCATCGGCCTCGTCCGTGAAGTGCTCGAGGACATGGCGCTGACCGGTGAGCAACCACCAGTCCCCATCGCGGATCGGCCCTACAGCGGCAAGTTCATGGTCCGCACGTCCCCGCAGGTGCACCGGACCCTGGCGATCGAAGCCGAGGAACAGGGGGTCTCGCTCAACATGCTGGTCAACCAGAAGATCACGACTCAGGCTGCGCCTCGGTCAGCAGCCGCCGGTGCCGCCTGA
- a CDS encoding chromosome condensation regulator RCC1: MKRLVITAASCALLTLSACGSDTEPTPTSETSSSTTKATKTSATSTTKTSESVPPAVPPGSNDGGGSAPGAGSGGGGGQAPAAGQPAPVNPPPAGVAPPPAPVIPPPPVVPPPVVPPPAEGEDPPPAEGEDPPAEGEDPPVEGEDPPVEGEDPPVEGEDPPAEGGN; encoded by the coding sequence TTGAAACGCTTGGTGATAACCGCGGCAAGTTGCGCACTCCTCACCCTGTCGGCGTGCGGATCCGACACCGAACCGACACCGACCTCCGAAACCTCCAGCTCCACTACCAAGGCCACGAAGACCTCGGCCACCTCGACGACGAAGACCTCGGAGTCGGTACCGCCCGCCGTGCCGCCCGGGTCGAACGACGGTGGCGGCAGTGCGCCAGGCGCAGGGTCGGGAGGTGGTGGCGGCCAAGCCCCCGCCGCAGGTCAGCCGGCGCCCGTGAATCCACCACCCGCAGGCGTCGCGCCGCCGCCGGCGCCGGTGATCCCGCCACCGCCCGTCGTGCCACCGCCAGTGGTGCCGCCGCCCGCGGAAGGTGAGGATCCGCCTCCGGCCGAGGGTGAGGACCCGCCCGCGGAGGGCGAGGACCCGCCGGTCGAGGGTGAAGACCCGCCGGTGGAGGGCGAGGATCCGCCGGTCGAGGGTGAAGACCCGCCCGCCGAGGGCGGTAACTGA
- a CDS encoding sugar transferase, producing the protein MVTAFNVPLSPAVGVEGSATAPGAGRVGSRRDWQAAYIRRLRISDTLIVIAAVALAQWVRFGDREVLASSSSIPDLSYSFISAALIMMWLATLVIFRTRTIRVIGSGPEEYRRIFSSTIRLFGLIAIVSLLFRVDLARLYLGIAFPVGLAGLVISRWCWRRVIARKRAQGEFQTSVLVVGGERAVRSLAESFSRGTADGYRVVGVCTPGRGVECGQSIVVGGREIPVLGDERHVLSALKFCGADTVAVTATEHLGHDGMRALAWALEPHHVDLVVAPGMMDVAGPRLSMRPVAGLPLIHVEKPQYHGAQKFMKTGFDFVFASLALIAISPLMLAVAVAIKVTSKGPVFYKSERMGLDGRPFPMFKFRSMVVDADKQVASLMKSNEGAGVLFKMREDPRVTKVGRIMRKFSIDELPQFINVLRREMSVVGPRPPLRREVEAYDGTVRRRLLVKPGITGLWQVSGRSDLSWEETVRLDLSYVENWSMTGDVLIIAKTLKAVVAGDGAY; encoded by the coding sequence ATGGTTACGGCATTCAATGTGCCCCTCAGCCCCGCAGTGGGTGTGGAGGGTTCGGCGACTGCGCCAGGGGCCGGAAGGGTCGGCAGTCGCAGGGACTGGCAGGCAGCCTACATTCGACGACTGAGGATTTCGGACACCCTGATCGTGATCGCGGCCGTTGCGCTCGCGCAGTGGGTTCGGTTCGGAGACCGTGAGGTTCTGGCGTCGTCGAGTTCGATCCCGGATCTCAGCTACTCGTTCATCTCCGCGGCACTGATCATGATGTGGCTCGCCACCTTGGTGATCTTTCGAACCCGCACAATACGTGTGATCGGGAGTGGCCCGGAGGAGTACCGACGAATTTTCTCCTCGACGATTCGTCTCTTCGGTTTGATCGCGATCGTATCTCTGCTGTTCAGAGTCGACTTGGCGCGTCTGTACCTCGGCATCGCCTTTCCAGTCGGATTGGCGGGCCTTGTCATCAGCCGGTGGTGCTGGCGTCGTGTAATCGCGCGCAAGCGTGCGCAGGGCGAGTTCCAAACCTCCGTGCTGGTGGTCGGCGGCGAGCGAGCGGTCCGAAGCCTCGCGGAGTCCTTTTCGCGTGGTACCGCCGATGGATACCGTGTTGTCGGGGTCTGCACACCCGGCCGGGGCGTCGAGTGTGGGCAGAGCATTGTGGTCGGTGGACGCGAAATCCCGGTGCTCGGGGACGAACGGCACGTGTTGAGCGCACTGAAGTTCTGCGGTGCCGACACCGTGGCAGTCACGGCCACCGAGCATCTTGGTCACGACGGGATGCGCGCGCTGGCCTGGGCGCTGGAGCCTCACCATGTCGATTTGGTGGTAGCCCCCGGGATGATGGATGTTGCCGGTCCGCGTCTGTCAATGCGGCCGGTGGCCGGCCTTCCCTTGATACATGTGGAGAAGCCTCAGTACCACGGGGCCCAGAAGTTCATGAAGACCGGATTCGACTTCGTCTTCGCGAGCTTGGCGCTGATCGCGATCAGCCCGCTGATGCTCGCCGTTGCGGTCGCGATCAAAGTGACGAGCAAGGGTCCCGTGTTCTACAAGTCTGAGCGAATGGGGTTGGACGGCAGACCGTTCCCGATGTTCAAGTTTCGAAGCATGGTGGTGGACGCCGACAAGCAGGTTGCTTCACTGATGAAGTCGAACGAGGGCGCCGGCGTTCTGTTCAAGATGCGCGAGGATCCGAGAGTCACTAAGGTCGGTCGGATCATGCGGAAGTTCAGCATTGATGAACTGCCGCAATTCATCAACGTTCTCCGCCGGGAGATGAGTGTGGTCGGCCCCCGTCCACCTCTCCGCCGGGAGGTGGAGGCATACGATGGAACTGTCCGGCGTCGGCTACTGGTCAAACCCGGCATCACAGGGCTGTGGCAGGTGAGTGGTCGGTCGGACCTGTCTTGGGAAGAGACCGTGAGACTGGACCTTTCGTATGTCGAGAACTGGTCGATGACCGGGGACGTGTTGATCATCGCGAAGACGCTGAAGGCGGTGGTGGCGGGTGATGGTGCCTACTGA
- a CDS encoding SPW repeat protein yields MSTTSGMSIERHPDIAALRDRYDRVAERPVTQVAEGLMFIAALYVAASPWIVGFGDQMGLAMCNLIAGIAVALLAVGFTSAYGRTHGMTFVAPLLGLWMIVSPWLVADVSTTTGMIWSNVLGGAIVCLLGLGVTAMGMREDRGDRMK; encoded by the coding sequence ATGTCGACGACATCCGGAATGTCGATCGAAAGACACCCCGACATTGCTGCATTGCGCGATCGCTACGACAGAGTCGCGGAGAGGCCCGTCACGCAGGTGGCCGAGGGTCTGATGTTCATCGCGGCGCTGTATGTGGCGGCGTCGCCGTGGATCGTGGGCTTCGGCGATCAGATGGGGCTGGCGATGTGCAACCTGATCGCGGGCATCGCTGTTGCCCTGCTCGCGGTCGGATTCACATCGGCGTACGGCCGCACCCATGGGATGACCTTCGTCGCGCCGTTGCTGGGTCTGTGGATGATCGTCAGCCCGTGGCTGGTGGCCGACGTCAGCACAACCACAGGCATGATCTGGTCGAACGTGCTCGGCGGCGCCATCGTGTGCCTGCTCGGCCTCGGTGTCACAGCGATGGGGATGCGCGAAGACCGCGGAGACCGCATGAAGTAA
- a CDS encoding acyltransferase family protein translates to MATITRSTSARKKRVRRLAGNKRLDIQGLRAVAVILVVLDHLFGWPRGGFIGVDAFFVISGFLITGILVREGEKSGSLSISNFYRRRIRRIFPVAFLVLGVVVTTSYLLMLTSRFQSVASDAWWSLVFLVN, encoded by the coding sequence GTGGCAACCATTACCCGCTCCACTTCGGCGCGCAAGAAGCGGGTCAGGAGACTTGCCGGCAACAAGCGGCTCGACATCCAAGGATTGCGCGCGGTCGCAGTAATCCTCGTCGTCTTGGACCACCTTTTCGGATGGCCGCGCGGAGGATTCATCGGAGTCGACGCATTCTTCGTGATCTCCGGCTTCCTTATTACTGGGATTCTGGTACGCGAAGGCGAAAAGTCGGGGTCATTGTCAATCAGCAACTTCTACAGGCGCCGAATACGCAGGATCTTCCCTGTCGCGTTCTTGGTCCTCGGAGTTGTCGTCACTACCTCGTACCTCCTTATGCTCACAAGCCGATTCCAATCGGTCGCATCTGACGCATGGTGGTCGCTGGTGTTCTTGGTGAACTGA
- a CDS encoding O-antigen ligase family protein: MWIAIAVISALVTVAAAMFFATYTVLFLIAVCGILLLRRRYELLVPLTLFLAATTLPNGIPAGFAAGGYAFKLYEPVLVAAFIWAVTRPVAKPTTRVVAALVAWLGVGLIGALLVSAQLGKVIADIRYPVEMVMAVAVAAAAVTTPDLSRMCARTMKWSLWISAAFIMLASAGVLTLVGRSEIATLFETTSDGGATRYLTAATFFALTTLCVCLALAVSGTFSLAQTWMWTVPALLILFLAFSRNHILGIAVTLLLAILAARSAGAVGRTTIRVAVGALVIFGVLNVSPMLSGLPGGEWFATQIDGYSSRVVDGLRSDALARDDSARYREREIGNLERAFYEDPVVGHGFGFAYQRPQGSQGTFWYDRAPYYSHNFYWWMMVKTGVVGLLLFLLATLVPVVKGTVWSKNPVAVALAASLGGLLAICWVAPLPLDSPTSALVGSALGALVGLLISRQRDRVTTVEFVDQYQGHVTSAGRERRWSDRRHVCDEELKHASLHGNATGGK; encoded by the coding sequence ATGTGGATAGCGATCGCTGTGATAAGTGCCTTGGTTACAGTTGCCGCGGCGATGTTCTTCGCGACGTACACGGTGCTTTTTCTGATCGCTGTGTGCGGGATTCTTCTGCTCCGAAGGCGGTATGAGCTCCTAGTTCCACTAACGCTCTTCCTGGCGGCAACGACGTTGCCCAACGGAATACCCGCGGGATTCGCCGCAGGTGGGTACGCGTTCAAACTTTACGAACCGGTGCTCGTTGCCGCATTTATTTGGGCGGTCACCAGGCCCGTCGCGAAGCCCACCACGCGTGTGGTCGCCGCGCTCGTGGCCTGGCTGGGAGTTGGCCTGATCGGCGCATTACTAGTGTCCGCACAACTGGGCAAGGTCATTGCCGATATCCGATACCCGGTCGAGATGGTGATGGCCGTCGCCGTGGCGGCAGCAGCGGTCACAACCCCAGATCTCAGCCGCATGTGCGCCCGCACTATGAAGTGGTCACTTTGGATCTCAGCTGCTTTCATCATGCTCGCTTCTGCCGGAGTGCTCACGCTAGTCGGGCGTTCTGAGATTGCCACTCTGTTTGAGACAACTAGTGACGGCGGCGCGACAAGGTACCTCACGGCAGCGACGTTCTTTGCACTGACCACCCTGTGTGTCTGCCTCGCGCTCGCGGTGAGCGGAACTTTCTCGCTTGCGCAAACGTGGATGTGGACCGTCCCGGCACTCCTAATATTGTTCCTAGCGTTTTCGCGAAACCACATCCTTGGAATCGCTGTCACGCTATTACTGGCAATACTGGCCGCCCGATCCGCTGGCGCAGTCGGTCGTACAACGATCCGCGTTGCTGTCGGTGCTCTGGTGATCTTCGGCGTCCTTAATGTCAGCCCGATGCTTAGTGGCCTCCCTGGTGGAGAGTGGTTTGCAACGCAGATCGACGGGTATTCCTCACGGGTTGTCGATGGACTCAGGTCTGACGCGCTCGCTCGCGATGACTCCGCCCGATATAGGGAGCGCGAAATCGGCAATCTCGAGCGGGCGTTCTATGAGGATCCGGTCGTGGGCCACGGTTTCGGATTCGCGTATCAACGGCCGCAAGGCTCTCAAGGGACATTCTGGTACGACCGCGCACCTTATTACTCGCACAACTTCTACTGGTGGATGATGGTAAAGACAGGCGTGGTTGGCCTGCTCCTGTTCTTGCTTGCCACGTTGGTTCCGGTCGTGAAGGGAACCGTCTGGTCAAAGAATCCGGTTGCGGTGGCGCTCGCAGCGTCTCTAGGCGGACTACTGGCGATCTGTTGGGTGGCACCCTTGCCGTTGGACTCGCCGACATCGGCGCTCGTCGGGAGCGCGCTCGGGGCGCTTGTCGGACTACTCATCTCGCGGCAGCGGGATCGTGTGACCACCGTCGAATTCGTCGACCAGTACCAAGGCCACGTTACATCGGCAGGTCGAGAGCGTAGATGGAGTGACCGCAGGCACGTCTGCGATGAGGAACTGAAGCACGCATCCCTACATGGTAATGCGACTGGCGGCAAGTGA
- a CDS encoding TerC family protein has translation MHVTPLAWGLTIVVIVALLAFDYFFHVRHAHVPTLREAAIWSSIYVGLALLFGVVVLICGGVTMGAEYFAGYVTEKALSVDNLFVFLIIMSSFRVPREDQQKVLLFGIVFSIFARTAFIFLGAALINSFAWVFYIFGLILLITAGNMLRPETEESHSADNFIIRIAKKFMHTTEHYDGDKLFTIENGKRAMTPMLLVMVAIGGTDILFALDSIPAIFGLTQNVFIVFTATVFSLMGLRQLYFLLDGLLDRLIYLSFGLAAILGFIGVKLILHALHENNLPFVNDGEPVDVVEVSTALSLSVIIGVLIVTVIASLTSQKGRAQAAIAGARHHAANYVDLDYTADADERERIYSKLVKEEQQLKSLDPKFKKMVREETALLDLIKRAHADHDAFLNR, from the coding sequence ATGCATGTAACTCCGCTCGCCTGGGGCCTGACGATCGTCGTGATCGTCGCTCTGCTCGCGTTCGACTACTTCTTCCACGTCCGCCATGCCCACGTACCGACCCTCCGGGAAGCAGCGATCTGGTCGTCGATCTACGTGGGCCTCGCGCTTCTTTTCGGTGTGGTTGTCCTGATCTGCGGTGGCGTCACCATGGGGGCGGAGTACTTCGCCGGCTACGTGACGGAGAAGGCCCTATCCGTGGACAACCTCTTCGTCTTCCTCATCATCATGTCCAGCTTCCGGGTGCCACGTGAAGACCAGCAAAAGGTTCTGCTGTTCGGCATCGTGTTCTCGATCTTCGCCCGCACCGCATTCATCTTCCTCGGCGCCGCGCTGATCAACTCGTTCGCGTGGGTGTTCTACATCTTCGGCCTCATCTTGCTCATCACGGCCGGCAACATGCTCCGCCCCGAGACCGAGGAGTCGCACTCGGCCGACAATTTCATCATCCGGATCGCGAAGAAGTTCATGCACACCACCGAGCACTACGACGGCGACAAGCTATTCACCATCGAGAACGGCAAGCGGGCCATGACGCCGATGCTGCTGGTGATGGTCGCGATCGGTGGCACCGACATCCTGTTCGCCCTCGACTCCATCCCGGCGATCTTCGGCCTCACCCAAAATGTCTTCATCGTCTTCACGGCCACCGTGTTCTCCCTCATGGGACTTCGGCAGCTGTACTTCCTCCTCGACGGGTTGCTGGACCGCCTCATCTATCTCTCGTTCGGCCTGGCTGCCATCCTCGGCTTCATCGGCGTCAAGCTGATCCTGCACGCGCTGCACGAGAACAACCTGCCGTTCGTCAACGACGGCGAACCCGTCGACGTGGTGGAAGTGAGCACCGCGTTGTCACTCAGCGTGATCATCGGAGTTCTGATCGTCACCGTCATCGCCTCCCTGACAAGCCAGAAGGGCCGGGCCCAAGCGGCGATCGCCGGCGCCCGACACCATGCTGCGAACTACGTTGACCTCGACTACACGGCAGATGCCGACGAGCGCGAACGGATCTACAGCAAGCTGGTCAAAGAGGAGCAGCAGCTCAAGAGCCTCGACCCCAAGTTCAAGAAGATGGTGCGCGAGGAGACCGCGCTACTCGATCTGATCAAGCGCGCCCACGCGGACCACGACGCGTTCCTCAACCGCTGA
- a CDS encoding glycoside hydrolase family 65 protein → MADDKGYEISPWQLRWRGLDLQALHATESTFALSNGHIGIRGTFEEGEPRGLPGTYLNGFYEQRPLPYAEAGYGYPEDGQTVVNVTDGSIIRLLVQDEPLDMRYGSATHHERVLDFRSGTLRRTTEWTSPTGRRVRIHSERLVSFTSRAVAAIHYEVEPLDGDIELVLQSDLLANEPIPARTDDPRVAAALDNPLVSDFAAAHDFRAVLAHHTRSSGLRMAAGMDHEIDLPANARCGIETEEDLARLTVAADVPSGQRLRVTKYLAYGWSARRSTPALRGQVEGALAGALETGWDELLRRQREYLDDFWETADVEIDGDAELQQAVRFALFHVLQAGARGESRAIPAKGLTGPGYDGHAFWDTETFVLPLLTYTVPDSARDALRWRHSTLDKAKRRALQLGQGGAVFPWRSITGDECSGYWPAGTAAFHVGADVAVATSRYLAATHDAEFEDECGLELLVETARLWATLGHHNSRGEFRIDGVTGPDEYTAIADNNVFTNLMAQKNLRDAATACERRPAKARELGVDDEEAARWRDSAEHMRIPYDAALGVHQQSEGFTHHDEWDFEGTPPEHYPLLLHYPYFDLYRKQVVKQADLVLAMYLRGDAFTPEQKIANFAYYEALTVRDSSLSACVQAVMAAEVGHLQLAYDYLAEAALTDLHDLHANVENGLHIASLAGTWTACVAGFGGMRDHDGDVTFAPRIPPQLTRLSFRMTVRGSAIHVDVRPLVATYRLISGEPLQLAHHGSTFTLDASPVTKPIPTAPDSPAVRQPYGRAPVRRG, encoded by the coding sequence ATGGCAGACGACAAGGGCTACGAGATATCGCCGTGGCAGCTGCGCTGGCGCGGACTGGACCTGCAGGCACTCCACGCCACCGAGTCGACCTTCGCGCTCTCCAACGGGCACATCGGCATTCGGGGCACCTTCGAGGAGGGTGAACCACGGGGCCTGCCCGGCACCTACCTGAACGGCTTCTACGAGCAACGCCCGCTGCCCTATGCCGAGGCCGGTTACGGCTATCCCGAGGACGGCCAGACGGTAGTCAACGTCACCGACGGCAGCATCATCCGGTTGCTGGTGCAGGACGAGCCACTGGACATGCGGTACGGCAGTGCCACACACCACGAGCGAGTGCTCGACTTCCGGTCCGGCACACTGCGCCGCACCACCGAATGGACCTCCCCGACCGGCCGACGGGTGCGCATCCATTCGGAGCGGCTGGTGTCGTTCACCTCCCGTGCGGTCGCCGCCATCCACTATGAGGTGGAACCACTCGACGGGGACATCGAACTCGTCCTGCAATCGGACCTCCTGGCGAACGAGCCGATCCCGGCGCGGACGGACGACCCGAGAGTCGCGGCAGCCCTGGACAACCCGCTGGTCTCCGATTTCGCCGCCGCCCACGACTTCCGAGCAGTCCTCGCCCACCACACGCGGAGCTCGGGTCTGCGCATGGCCGCAGGCATGGACCACGAGATCGACCTCCCGGCAAATGCCCGCTGCGGCATCGAGACCGAAGAAGACCTTGCCCGCCTCACCGTCGCCGCCGATGTACCGAGCGGACAGCGACTACGGGTCACCAAGTATCTGGCCTACGGATGGTCGGCCCGACGGTCCACACCAGCATTGCGCGGGCAGGTCGAGGGCGCCTTGGCCGGAGCGCTCGAAACCGGCTGGGACGAGCTGCTGCGCCGCCAACGCGAATACCTCGACGACTTCTGGGAAACCGCGGACGTGGAGATCGACGGTGACGCGGAACTCCAGCAGGCGGTGCGTTTCGCCCTCTTCCACGTGCTGCAGGCCGGTGCGCGCGGTGAGTCGCGCGCTATTCCCGCGAAGGGCCTGACCGGCCCCGGCTATGACGGGCACGCCTTCTGGGACACCGAGACGTTCGTGCTGCCGCTGCTCACCTACACCGTGCCCGACTCTGCCCGCGACGCCCTGCGCTGGCGACATTCCACCCTGGACAAGGCGAAGCGGCGGGCCCTGCAACTCGGCCAGGGCGGTGCCGTCTTTCCGTGGCGGTCGATCACCGGTGACGAGTGTTCCGGATACTGGCCCGCCGGAACCGCCGCGTTCCATGTGGGTGCCGATGTGGCGGTGGCGACGTCGCGGTACCTGGCCGCCACCCACGACGCCGAGTTCGAGGACGAATGCGGGCTCGAGCTGCTGGTCGAGACCGCACGGTTGTGGGCCACCCTGGGCCACCACAATTCACGCGGCGAATTCCGCATCGACGGTGTTACAGGACCCGACGAATACACGGCCATCGCCGACAACAACGTGTTCACCAACCTCATGGCGCAGAAGAATCTGCGCGACGCGGCCACCGCATGCGAGCGGCGACCCGCAAAGGCGCGCGAGCTGGGCGTCGACGATGAGGAAGCGGCACGGTGGCGGGACTCGGCCGAGCACATGCGCATTCCGTACGACGCCGCACTGGGCGTGCATCAGCAGTCCGAAGGCTTCACCCATCACGACGAATGGGACTTCGAGGGCACCCCGCCCGAGCACTACCCCCTGCTCCTGCACTACCCGTACTTCGACCTCTACCGCAAACAGGTGGTCAAACAGGCAGACCTGGTGCTGGCGATGTATTTGCGTGGTGATGCCTTCACCCCCGAGCAGAAGATCGCCAATTTCGCCTACTACGAGGCGCTCACGGTCCGCGACTCGTCCCTGTCGGCGTGCGTCCAGGCGGTCATGGCCGCGGAGGTCGGGCACCTGCAACTCGCTTACGACTACCTGGCCGAGGCCGCACTCACCGATCTCCACGACCTCCACGCCAACGTGGAGAACGGACTTCACATCGCCTCACTGGCGGGTACCTGGACGGCCTGCGTCGCCGGATTCGGCGGCATGCGGGACCACGACGGTGACGTGACGTTCGCACCCCGGATCCCGCCGCAGTTGACGCGACTATCGTTCCGCATGACCGTGCGCGGCAGCGCAATACACGTCGATGTCCGTCCGCTGGTGGCGACGTATCGGCTGATCTCCGGCGAGCCCCTCCAGTTGGCGCACCACGGAAGCACATTCACGTTGGACGCCTCCCCGGTCACCAAACCGATTCCCACCGCACCGGACAGCCCAGCGGTCCGGCAGCCGTACGGTCGTGCTCCCGTTCGTCGCGGGTAA
- a CDS encoding HAD family hydrolase produces the protein MGLPDAISACLFDLDGVLTGTAVLHRKAWKRTFDEFLKHREGPNFRPFTDQDYYDYVDGRPRADGVRTFLTSRAITLPEGLPDDPPGAETVNGVGNTKNVRLLRVIDEEGVSPYPGSVRYIKSAYDAGLKIAVVTSSANGKQVLDAADLSRYVHVRIDGVVIRDQELRGKPAPDSFLAAARALNVHPDQAAVFEDALSGVEAGRAGEFGFVVGVNRNDQAEALRAHGADVVVNDLAELLER, from the coding sequence ATGGGACTGCCTGATGCGATCTCGGCCTGTTTGTTCGATCTCGACGGTGTGCTCACCGGCACGGCGGTGCTGCACCGCAAAGCCTGGAAACGCACGTTCGACGAGTTTCTGAAGCATCGCGAGGGCCCGAATTTCCGGCCGTTCACCGACCAGGACTACTACGACTACGTCGACGGCCGGCCCCGCGCCGACGGGGTGCGCACCTTCCTCACCTCCCGCGCGATCACGTTGCCGGAGGGACTCCCCGACGATCCGCCGGGCGCCGAGACGGTGAATGGTGTCGGAAACACCAAGAACGTCCGCCTTCTGCGGGTAATAGACGAGGAGGGGGTCAGCCCGTACCCCGGTTCGGTGCGATACATCAAGTCCGCGTACGACGCCGGGTTGAAGATCGCGGTGGTCACGTCGTCGGCGAACGGGAAGCAAGTCCTCGACGCCGCCGATCTCAGCCGATATGTGCACGTGCGCATCGACGGCGTGGTGATCCGCGATCAGGAACTCCGTGGCAAGCCTGCACCGGATTCCTTCCTCGCCGCAGCGCGCGCACTCAACGTGCATCCCGATCAGGCGGCCGTGTTCGAGGACGCCCTGTCCGGGGTGGAAGCGGGACGCGCCGGTGAATTCGGATTCGTTGTCGGCGTGAACCGCAACGATCAAGCCGAAGCCCTCCGCGCGCACGGCGCCGACGTGGTGGTCAACGACCTGGCCGAACTGCTGGAAAGGTGA
- a CDS encoding acyltransferase family protein, translating to MAAAGTDYFQSALPPSPLQHYWSLAVEEQFYVVWPVLIVSIIWARKRWGVSFSLPMIVLSVAVAVTAGTFVFAMYQSQAAPTIAYFSTFTRAWELGVGAILAALSTRLAHMRLAIRQALGFGGLAGIVISAFAIGPESTFPAPLGALPVIATAKALVRAGLVALDFAVAEPVDKLQRT from the coding sequence TTGGCTGCTGCGGGCACCGACTATTTCCAGTCGGCGCTTCCACCATCCCCGCTGCAGCACTACTGGTCCTTAGCGGTCGAAGAACAGTTCTATGTCGTGTGGCCAGTGCTAATCGTTAGCATCATCTGGGCACGCAAGAGGTGGGGCGTCAGCTTCTCGCTGCCGATGATCGTGTTGTCCGTCGCCGTAGCTGTCACAGCGGGAACGTTTGTGTTTGCGATGTATCAATCGCAGGCGGCCCCCACCATCGCCTACTTCTCAACATTTACCCGCGCATGGGAACTCGGAGTTGGCGCCATTCTAGCCGCCCTATCCACACGGCTCGCCCATATGCGGCTGGCCATCAGGCAAGCACTTGGCTTCGGCGGACTCGCGGGCATCGTCATTTCGGCTTTCGCAATCGGCCCGGAGTCGACCTTCCCCGCACCACTAGGCGCACTCCCCGTGATCGCTACGGCAAAGGCACTTGTGCGGGCGGGCCTCGTCGCGCTCGATTTTGCAGTAGCGGAACCGGTCGACAAGCTTCAGCGCACCTGA